The genomic segment GGTATTTCTTTCCAAAATTCCAATCTTTTGAAAGCATTTGTACCGGCAGCACTTACAATCTGGCTCTATTTCGTGTGATCCTAACATCAATTGCTTCATAACATCACATAACCTTCCACTACTTCTTTTTCTCTTCTTAGATCCCACGTTTAAGTTCTGCATAGTATTTTCATGACTGCTGTCAGAATTTACAGTCTCTGTCTTTCTTTCCATTATAATCTTTAAAATACACTACTACTTATTTGAAGATGGACATAAACAAAACAGACTCTGCTGGTATACTACTGCAGCAGAGTATGTAGTATACAGTGGTTATTTAAAGCGATAAcagcgtagatttttaatttatttttgtaaacaacatgtcTGTTTATTCGACCGCAGAGAAAGCTCAAATAATAAAATGCTTTTATGGTAGTAATTCTGGATATTATGTGCAGATTTATTTTCTGATTTTCTGTAGATTTTTGAAGGGAGACTAATTTCCTGGATACAGTcaattcataatattgttaaaaattttgagagttgttattgcctcaaaaattgcaaaaaatgtCACGGTCAACAGATCTCTAAGATCGCAAGTGTAGAAAGGTCtactagaaaaacaaaaaaattaaactgcAACCAGCCTTTGTTTAAAATATAGGCTTGCACAAGTCGTATGGTATGAAAAGAATAATAAACCACGTAAATACAAAAGCGAAAATTTGACAGAAAGTTTGTAGAAGGAAACAAGGTACCTACAATAATAAAACAACTTggtggtatttttattttttaaattttttttacctttatagAGACAATATTCTACTGAAGGACCTCTTTTTCCCGGAGCCAAAACAACATGGACGGAGAACCTGGAATTCACTGGATCTCATTCCTACAAACCCATTCCAGTTTACAGAGTCCTGGATAGACAGGGGAATATTGTCAACCCCGAAAATGATCCAAAGTTGCCCGATAACATTCTGGTAAAGATGTACAAAGACATGACGCTACTAGGTGCATTGGACAAAGTATTATACGAAGCCCAAAGACAAGGTAGGTACTATCGTCTTTCCCTACTATCTTTTGAGTATATCTATATCATAGGGGTCACATAGGGCGTAAGATTTCTACCCTCTTTTCAAACTCTTCCCTTCGTcttcatttatataatttaacgtTATTTCAACTCCCGTATATGTACACTTTCTCCACCAGTTTGAGAACGTTCTTGGATACTCAGTATGTAAATTTGATAAGGTATCACCCTCTATAATTTGTTCTCTAtagaaaatatgcaaaatatgcaaaaacAGATCAAATTTATTTCTGATGTCCACTTTTTGTACACCAGTTTTCAGCTAAATAACATTAACCCTCTAGTGGGGGCGGACACAACTCCCAAAATCTTTAATAGAAGGAGGGGTTCAGTGATATCTCGTTTTAAAGGTCGTTCAACTACCCTTTCAAAAATACCACACGCATTATATGTTTCTTTTTAATACTTTTGGAAAAATCTAGTAAAACCGTAAAGATATTAAGGATTGAGTTCAGAACCCGTGAAGTAGTATTGCTAGCAAAAAAAGAAATGATCACTGTATTTTGGATGAAGCAGCACAAATAGAAGTTTTAGGCACCTTTACTGCAGAACTCTCCATATCACTTCACATTGCAGCAAGCTATAAATAGCAATGTCTCACGTAACTAAGAAAAGCACTAAAGTTACATAAATTTCACCCGTATAAAATGCAAATTCTTCAACAGCTTTTTGATGATGATTTCGACAGAAGGAATGAATTTTGCGAAACAATGACGGATTTAATAATTGCAGACCAAAATATTTGCATAAGTGtacgtttctttttttaatggaCATGTTAACACGCACAATTGTCGCTACTAGAGTGATGAAAATCCGCGACATTTTTAGGAAGGTCATACACAGTATCCCGAGAAAGTGAGGAACATCTAACTGGTGAGCTCTACTTAATTCTGCTTAGAGAAATAATAGACCCGTTAATAACAACTATTTTGGAAAATCAAATTGATGCGGCTGGTAACATTATTTTGCGATGTAAAATAATGTCATATATGTTGTATGTATGTCATGTTGTGCTAACATCCATCGGATGGACTGTAGATTGTTTCTGATGtaaaaaaaatgctaaatttGGGATCAGTAGGTGTTCTTCTTCTCATATCCTTTTATTACATCCAAGAATTCTGTCGGGTCATTCGATGCTCGATAATTTTTACTAATCTCTGTGTTTACTgtttctgatattaaaattgagTACTTAAATTTTTAGGACGGATATCTTTCTACCTGACCAATTACGGGGAGGAAGCTACCCAGGTTGGCAGCGCGGCAGCTTTAGATACCAGTGACGTAGTTTACGGACAATACAGAGAAGTGGGGGTGTTGATGTGGAGAGGGTATTCTCTGCAACAGTTCGTAGATCAGTGTTACGGTAATATCGATGATCCTGGACAGGGAAAACAGATGCCTGTACATTATGGAAGCAAAGAGCTGAATTTTGTAACAATTTCCAGTCCTTTGAGTACCCAAATTCCACAGGCTGCaggtaaaaataatatttttaatggttaataaaacagtaaaataaattaaaagtgataaataaattaaatattaaaatctacAAGCTGTCCTATAGGAATAGAATTTACTTATTAATAGCTATTTAGTTGCACGCTGATGCTCTTCCTCCTCCATTTCAGTATCTTATTATTCGGGTTATTGAGACTGTCGCTGTTTCTTGTGTCATCCATTAACATTGGAGGACACTGTTTTCatcttaatattaatttaatataaacattttattttttatgttttaaaacattatttcatttaaaacttCAGTTCTTATAAATTTTATCACAGTAGAAACAGAAATAAACTTAAGTTAGCTGTGGTGTTTATTAGTCTGTCTGTTTTTCTAATccatattatttgtttttaaatctatACTACGTTTTAAACAACACAACTCTTTGTTTTCAGGTTCTGCGTACGCTCTTAGAGGAAAAAACAGAGTTGTAGCATGCTACTTCGGTGACGGGGGAGCATCAGAAGGAGATGCGCATGCAGCTTTTAATTTCGCTGCTACTTTAAACTGCCCTGTCATATTTATTTGTAGAAACAATGGTTATGCTATCTCGACTCCAGTTGAGGAACAGTACCAAGGAGATGGAATTGCAGCTAGAGGTCCAGGATATGG from the Diabrotica undecimpunctata isolate CICGRU chromosome 1, icDiaUnde3, whole genome shotgun sequence genome contains:
- the LOC140446084 gene encoding 2-oxoisovalerate dehydrogenase subunit alpha, mitochondrial-like; protein product: MKMVVNRSLLSFGKTLVRRFQHRVDIVGRQYSTEGPLFPGAKTTWTENLEFTGSHSYKPIPVYRVLDRQGNIVNPENDPKLPDNILVKMYKDMTLLGALDKVLYEAQRQGRISFYLTNYGEEATQVGSAAALDTSDVVYGQYREVGVLMWRGYSLQQFVDQCYGNIDDPGQGKQMPVHYGSKELNFVTISSPLSTQIPQAAGSAYALRGKNRVVACYFGDGGASEGDAHAAFNFAATLNCPVIFICRNNGYAISTPVEEQYQGDGIAARGPGYGINTLRVDGNDVLAMYNVTKMAKEYALKESKPVLIEAMTYRVGHHTTSDDSTAYRDPKEVELWAKNDYPTDKLKYYLNNKGLWDDKQDKEWLDAARKNVMEAFKVGEQKIKPKWDIMFDDVYKYIPAHLKKQKTEMAQHLRTYKQHYPLDNFESK